ATCGGCTCGCGCTCGGAAGGCGTTAGCGACGAATGCACGCGCGTGACCAGGTCGGTGGCGAAGCGCGGAAAGCTTCGCGCGATCCGCCACTTCCCCGTATCGAGTGCCGAACTACTCGCCATCCTTCGGCTCCGCCTCGTCGCCCAACGCCGGGAACTGCCCCGTGCTCTCGCCCGGTTCGTGCGGCGTGTCACTGTGCTCGGTATTCATCGCGTGCGCCGCGTCCATGCTGATGGTGTCTTCGTGCGACGCCGCGCGCACCCAGCGCATCAGGGTCCGGCGCTGCTCGGGGCTTATCTCGTGGAATTGAAAGCCGTGCGTGAAGCCGTGACGGTTGCGAACCTCGGCGCGCAAAAGCAGTGGCTCCTCCAGCCCTTGCAGCGTCAGCTTCGCGTCCCCGGCCGTTCCCGGCTCGACCTCGCCCGCGAGCACCGCGCCAAAACCCGCCTCGCTCACGTTGATGCAGCGCCCGCGCACCACCCGGCCACCGCTCTTGTCGAGCGTGATCGTCACGCGGTTGTCGGCCTCGTGCCGCGGCAGCCGCCGCGCGATGTCGCTTCGCGATGACCCGGTCGCGTCCACGAGCGCTCCTGTCTCTCCTGCGGGGGACGGCGAATCATACTGCCTTTTTGACCTCATCCGTCAGGCGTTTCCGTCGCCCGCGAACGCCGCATGTGCCAGCTCGTGCTCCCGCCGTTCGTGCTCCGCCAGCGCTTGCAGCAGCCCTGCGGAAGCCGCGTGCACGGCCACGTGATTCATCCCGGGCTGCGCGACCGTCCGGCACAGCCGCCCGAGGGCTTCCTTGATGCCGGCGTGCTCCTGCCGCAGCCCCGCGATCTCGTCCCGCCGCTCCGGCAGGCACCCGACCAGCGACTCGAAGAATCCTTGCGGTTGCTCTTCTTTCAGGAAGTGGAGCGCGAGCGCCTCGACCAGTTGCCCGAGCACGTCGGTCAGCTCGCGCATGTCCGTGCTGGTGCGCAGCCGTTCGAGCATGCGGCGGATCTCGACGTGGTCCTGCTCCACGACTCTTTCCGAACGGAGCAGCGCCTGTTGCGCGTCCGAACGCGGTCCCGCCTGCTTCTCCGACATGGTCCGCTCCTGACCTGTCCACCGAACGATGAAAAGTGCGCCGATTATATGGTCCGCGCGCCGAAAAGACAGCGACTAAGTGTCGCCCACCACCGTGCCGCCGGTGATCTGCTGCGTCGGGGCCGCGGCCTCCGCCTGCTGCGCCACGATCAGCCGGCGCGCGTGCGGACGGATCCTCGGCAGCGCCATCCCGAACGCCGCCCCCGCCGCGATGCACGCCACCCCGCCCAGCGCCACCGCCATCGGCGCGCTGATGTGCTGCGCCAGCGTACCTGAGAGCAGCGCGCCCAGCGGCGCCATCCCCATGAACGTCGCCGCGTAGATCGCCATCACCCGCCCGCGCAGCCGGTCCGGCACCATCGACTGGATCAGCGTGTTCGACGACGACATCTGCACCATCAGCGCGTAGCCCGCGCACAGCAGCACCACGCACGAGAGCCACACCATCCGCGACTGCGAGAACAGGATCAGCGCCAC
The Terriglobales bacterium DNA segment above includes these coding regions:
- a CDS encoding PilZ domain-containing protein yields the protein MDATGSSRSDIARRLPRHEADNRVTITLDKSGGRVVRGRCINVSEAGFGAVLAGEVEPGTAGDAKLTLQGLEEPLLLRAEVRNRHGFTHGFQFHEISPEQRRTLMRWVRAASHEDTISMDAAHAMNTEHSDTPHEPGESTGQFPALGDEAEPKDGE
- a CDS encoding hemerythrin domain-containing protein; the protein is MSEKQAGPRSDAQQALLRSERVVEQDHVEIRRMLERLRTSTDMRELTDVLGQLVEALALHFLKEEQPQGFFESLVGCLPERRDEIAGLRQEHAGIKEALGRLCRTVAQPGMNHVAVHAASAGLLQALAEHERREHELAHAAFAGDGNA